The window AGATAATAAGCTAAGTAATTCTTTTTATTTGATGTTTGACAAAAATACAGCTTATCTAGCTACACGCTTAGGGGGCAATGAAGAAAGTAAACCTTCAAAATTGAGTAAAGATATTTTAAATGCTTTTTCATTGAAAGAAAATGAACGCCCACAAGCAGGTCAATGGGTAAAATTGGGCAGAGTTAAAACCGAAAAGTTGAAAAATGGTTACAAGTTTAAAACGCGTAAAGTAACTTTCATTTTAAAGAAGACTGCTAACGGTGCTTATCAAAGCCAAGATGGTACTTATTGGCAATTTGTTCCAGAAGGAGTGGCAGAAAGCAAATAATCAAAATGGATATAAGTGATATTAATATTAACCAATATAAAAAATATGCCTAATTAGATTTTGTTAGTCTAACTAGGCATATTTTTATTTATAAGTATTGCAGAAATTGAGTATAGTTAATCTCGATCTTTTACTTTATTCAAATTCATCTAATGCATCCAAGGCATTTTCCCAGTCATTATTTGCCTGGTCTAATTGCTTTTGAACAGCGGATAGTTTTTCTTGCAGTGGTCCAAGCTTTTCAAATGAAGCGGCAATATCTGGATTTGCCATTTCAGTTTGAATTTCTTTTTCTTCTGCTTCTAATTTTTCAATTTTAGCCTCAGCGTCGCTGACTGCACGTTCTAATTTTCTCTTTTGAGAATCGCGTGCCTTTTGTTCTTGGTAAGATAGCTTGCCCTTATTTTGACTAGCTGCTGGAGTAGTTTCAGCTTCTGCTGTTTGTGCTTCTGCTTCTTGAGCTGCTGCAGCTTGCTTAGCCTTTTCATCTAAGTAGTAAGAATAGTTACCATTATAGATCTTAGCGTGGCCGTCGCGAACCGAAATAATCTTGTTAGCTAACTCATTAATGAAGTAACGGTCGTGAGAAACAAATAGCAGTGTTCCATCGTAATTATCTAATGCTTCTTCAAGCACTTCTTTAGCTTCAATATCTAGGTGGTTGGTAGGTTCATCCATTAGTAAAAAGTTGTCTTTTTCAAGAGACAAAACAGTTAAAGTAAGTCGAGCCTTTTGACCACCAGATAATTGGCCAACGGTCTTATCAATGTCTTCGGCAGTGAATAAGAAGGAAGCTAAAATAGAGCGGACATCTTTTTCAGGCATTGTCTTGTGACGGTCCCAAATTGTATCAAGAACAGTCTTTGAAGGATCTAAACTCTGAAGTTCTTGGTCGTAGTAACCGATATCTAAACTTGCACCATATTTAATTGAACCATCTTTTGGTTCAAGCTTTTTCATAATGGTTTTGAGCAAGGTAGACTTACCAATTCCGTTAGGGCCGATAATAGCAACACGGTCATTCTTATTAACTTGGAAGTCAATATCAGAAACCATCACTTTATCAGGATAGCCAATGGTTAGATCTTTAGCGATCAACACTTCCTTACCAGAAGGGCGTTCACTAGTGAAGTTAATACGAACTTTTTGCTTGTGCTTAGGTGGCTTGATTCGCTCCATCTTGTCTAAAACTTTACGCCGACTTTGCGCACGTTTAGTAGTTGAAGCACGAACTAAGTTCTTTTGAATGAACTCTTCTTCTTTTTTGATCTTTTCTTGTTGCTTTTCATAAGCAGCTTCTTGCTGGCTATCCATCAATTCACGTTCTTTAACGTATTGGCTGTAATTACCCTTGAAAGTAGTCAGTTTTCCAAAGTTTAATTCAAAAATTTGATTAGCTAAGTGATCTAAGAAGTACTGGTCGTGAGAAACTGTAATAATTGCGCCTTGATAGTTCTTTAAAAACGCTTCTAACCAATCTAAAGTATCTAAGTCAAGGTAGTTAGTAGGTTCGTCAAGCAGCAGTACTGGTGGCTTTTGTAAAAGCAATTTAACAAAGGCAAGTCGTGTCTTTTCACCGCCAGAAAGAGTGCCAATTACTTTATTCCAAGTGTTTTCTTTAAAATTAAAACCGTTAAGAATACTCTTAATTTCAGCTTGGTAGGTAAAGCCGCCTTCTTGTTCAAAGTCGTAAGCTAATTGATCATACCGCTTGAGCAAGTCTTCATCTTCGGGATGGTCAGCAATTTGCTCTTGCATTTTGGTGATTTTTTTATTTTTTTCGATTAAATCATTAAAGACAGTAAGCATTTCATCCCAGATTGTTTTGTCTTCATCGAGACCATTTTCCTGGGCGATATAGCCGACTTTTAATCCCTTATTAATAGTAAATTGACCACTAGTTGGTTCTTGTTGACCAGTCATGATCTTTAATAAGGTAGTTTTTCCGGCTCCGTTAGGTCCCACAAGACCAATTCTGGCATTGTCAGGAACCGAGAAAGAAATGTTACTGAAGATGGTATTGCCTCCAAAACGTTGTTCGAGGTCTTGAGCTTGTGCAATAATCATAATTATTTTTCTCCTAATGCTTATTTTAACATAGTGAATCTTTTAAATTTTATGAAAATATGGCCTTTGTGAAAATTGTTTCTTGATTTATCCTTGAAGAATGCCTATTATTAGTTTGATTAGTAAATATTTCACATTCGTATTTTATAAAAGAAAGAGGCCTCTTAATGGATGAAATTAAGATTCCTAAGGCTACTGCTAGACGCTTGCCACTGTATTATCGCTATTTGATCTTTTTAAATGATGAAGGAAAAGAAAAAGTTTCTTCAACTGAACTTGCTGAAGCAGTTCAAGTTGACAGTGCTTCAATTCGTCGTGATTTTTCTTACTTTGGTGCTTTAGGTAAGCGTGGCTATGGGTATGATGTTAAGAACTTGCTTAATTTCTTTAAAAAGATTTTGAACCAAGATACTTTAACTAATGTTGCCTTGGTCGGTGTTGGTAATATGGGACATGCGCTTTTGAATTATAACTTCAAGCGTACTAATAATATCAGAATTAGCGCCGCTTTTGACATTAATCCTGAAATTACTGGAACAATTATGTCAGGTGTGCCAGTTTATGATATGAGTGAAATGAAGAAGCAGCTTCGTGAGCAACAAATTACGATTGCAATCCTTTGTGTACCGCAAACAGCAGCTCAAAAGACTGCTAATGAAATGTTTGATGCCGGGATTAAAGGAATTATGAACTTTACGCCACTTCGTTTATCTGCACCTTCGAGTGTTCGTGTACAAAATGTCGACTTGGCGACTGAACTTCAAACTTTGATTTATTTCTTAGATTCAGACAAAGATAAGAACAAAAAATAATTTACTATTAATATAGCTTTTGCACAAGCTTAATTAGGCTTGTGCATTTTTTTATACACTTTTATTTGTAATCAGAGTGGAAATAATTTTAAGATAAATAGGCATAGAATTTTTAAATTTAGAAATAAGGTAGATAAAATGATTAAAAAGATTGCAGTTTATTGTGGCGCACGCTCAGGTAACCGTCCTGGATATGCGAAAGCTGCTTATGAATTTGGTAAAAAAATGGCAAACCACCAGATTGAGCTAGTTTATGGCGGCGGTAAGTATGGTTTAATGCGAGCAGTTGCTGACGGAGTTTTAGAAAATGGCGGTATTGTTCATGGCATTATTACTGAAGAATTAAAAGACCGCGGTGCAGCTTACGATAAGGTGCAAGATTTTCGCGTGGTGCCAAGTATGGATAAGCGAAAAGATACGATGATGAATTTAGCTGATGGGATGGTAGCTCTTCCTGGCAGTATTGGTACTTTGGAAGAGATCAGTCAAGCGATTTCTTGGACGGCAATTGGCGATAATGCTAAGCCCGTTGCTTTTTATGATTATGCTGGCTTTTATGACTATTTAGATAAGCTATTAAAGCGCATGAATCAGGATGATTTTTTAGAAAATATTTACTTAGATACAGTTTATTTTGGAACCGATTTTGATAAGATTCTGCAGTTTATGGAAGATTATCAGGCTCCGGCTTATCGAAAATATTGATTTATTAAGTTAGAAATTAAAAAGAAGTATGAACCTAAAGACGAGGGGAAATTTAGTTTCATGCTTCTTTTTTTGACCACTTAGAACTTTAAAATGACCACTTAGTCAATTTCACTAGATTTTAATCTTATATTCATGTTTAATATAAATATCAAGAACGAAACAAGGAAGTGAGAATTGTGAAAGTTAAGCTTGAACTTGATCCAGATCAGCAAGAGACAGAAATAACGATTCATGCTAAAAGTTTAACGCCTGAAGTAGAAAGAATTTATCATCAACTTCAAACTGATTCAGAACATCCTGATCAAATTGAAGGGATGATGGATAATACTTCCTATTATTTAAGTATTAACGATATTCTCTTTTTTGAAACAGACGCTAAGCAGGTAATGGCGCATACGACGAGGAATGCATATTTTGTTAAGTATAAATTATACGAACTAGAAAACTTATTAAGTGGACAGTTCATGCGAGTATCGAAATCGACGATTTTAAATTTAGATCAGATTTATGCTGTTACTAAATCGATCTCTAATTGTCAGATTAAGTTTCATGATTCATATAAAACTGTCTATGTTTCAAGAAGATATTACCGAGATTTAAATGAAAGATTAAAAGAGAGAAGGACATTATCATGAGAAAGGCCAGTTTTGGAAGAGTTCTTTGGGGGTTAGGCTTGCTTGCGGCAGCTGCGTTTTTAGTTTTAGATCAGCTCCACTTGATGCCACTAGAATTAGGCTTTTGGGCAATTTTTTGGACCGTGGTCTTTGGAGCAACCTTAATTACTTCTTTAATTAATAAAAGCTTAGGAGGCAGTATTTTTTCAATTGCATTCCTATTAATTATTTATGCTAAACCACTTCATATTGAACGTATTGTTCCTTGGACAGTACTTTTAGCAGCGTTTTTAATCTGGGGAGGTTTGAGATTAATTTTCAAAAAAAGCTGGAAACCGACTGTGATTATTAATGGTGAAAAAGTTAACGCTAATTGGTCAGATTTGAAAGCTCCACATAAATTTAAGGCTGAACATGTTTTTTCTGATACGTCTAGTTCAGATAATGACGACAATATCGTAATTAGTGAAAAGTTGTCTTCTACTTCGCGTTACGTTCATTCACAACACTTAGAAACGGTGACTGTGAATGTTTCAATGGGGGATGTTAATGTATATCTTGATTCAGCTAAGCCTGCTGGGGATGAGGTACTTGCTAACATTAATATGTCGATGGGAGATATAAATATTTACATTCCAACTTCTTGGCGAGTTGATGATCAACTTGAACATAAATTTGGTGATTTCACTATTGATGGTGATCAACCAGCAGAAGGTCCAACATTAGTACTTCAAGGACGTGCTAATATGGGGGATGTTACTATTAAGAGAGTTTAGAATAGAAAAATCGATTAGCTCTAATTTGAAGTAAAAATTAATTTGCTGTAAAGTACTTGTAGTACAAAAAAGAGAGCTACTAGTAATAGCTCTCCGAAGCACAAGCCGCTAAAAGTGCGGTGACAAAATTATTATTAGCAAACTAAAAAGTCGCTTTTAACTCTGCCAAAAGTCATCAAGCGGCTTTTTTGTTTGCTTATTTTTTCTTCCACAAATCGTGGATAGCTTTTATGAGCTTTTTTACGGCTTTTACCAACTTGGTCATATCTCGCACAAGCTTTACCAATAACAAGACAATACAATCCAAGAGCCCTAATTTTATCAAAAATTACAGACAATCCATATTGAATTTTTAAATAAATATCAAGTAAATTAGCACTTTTTAGCACTCAAGCAAGAAAAGTGCTAATTTTTGCGTTTAAATACTTGCTTTTCTTTTACAAACAAGGTACTATCGTAATTGTAAGTTAGCACTTATGAGATATGAGTGCTAAATGATGTAATAATAGATTAAATATGTACAGGAGGGACTAACGTGTTACAACCAATTGGTGATCGCGTAATCGTTAAAGTAAAAGACGAAGAAGAAGAAAAAGTTGGAGGCATTGTCCTGGCTTCTAACGCTAAAGAAAAGCCTCAAATGGGTGAAATTATTGCCGTAGGAAATGGTAAGCGTAACGCAAACGGCGACTTAATTCCTATGTCAGTTGCAAAAGGTGAAACAGTATTCTTTGATAAATACTCTGGCACTAACTTGAAATACGAAGGCGAAAAGTATTTAGTACTTCGTGAAAGCGACTTATTAGCTGTCGTTAAGTAATTAAATTAGAAATAAAAGGTGGCATATAAATATGGCTAAAGACATTAAATTTTCTGAAAATGCAAGACGCTCATTATTAAAGGGTGTTGATAAATTAGCAGACACTGTTAAGACAACTTTAGGACCTAAGGGTAGAAATGTTGTTTTGGAAAAGAGCTATGGTGCTCCTGACATTACTAACGATGGTGTTACTATCGCTAAGAGTATCGACTTAAAAGATCACTTTGAAAACATGGGTGCAAAGCTTGTTTCTGAAGCTGCACAAAAGACTAACGATATTGCTGGTGACGGTACTACTACTGCTACTGTTTTAACTCAAGCAATTGTTCGTGAAGGTATGAAGAACGTTACTGCTGGTGCAAACCCTGTTGGTATTCGTCGCGGTATTGAAACTGCAACTAAAGCAGCTGTTGACGAATTACACAAGATCAGCCACAAGGTAAGCACTAAGGATGAAATTGCTCAAGTTGCTTCTGTTTCATCAGCTTCAACTGAAGTTGGTAACTTAATCGCTGACGCAATGGAAAAAGTTGGTCACGATGGTGTTATCACAATTGAGGAATCAAAGGGTATTGATACTGAACTTTCAGTAGTTGAAGGTATGCAATTCGATCGTGGTTACTTATCACAATACATGGTAACTGATAACGATAAGATGGAAGCCGACTTAGACAACCCTTACATTTTGATTACTGACAAGAAGATTTCTAACATTCAAGACATCTTGCCATTACTTCAAGAAATTGTTCAACAAGGTAAGAGCTTATTAATCATTGCTGATGATGTTGATGGTGAAGCTCTTCCAACTCTTGTTTTGAACAAGATCCGTGGTACTTTCAATGTTGTTGCTGTTAAGGCTCCTGGCTTTGGTGACCGTCGTAAGGCAATGCTTGAAGATATCGCTATTTTAACTGGTGGTACTGTAATTTCTTCAGACTTAGGTCTTGAATTAAAGGACACTAAGATTGATCAATTAGGTAAGGCTGGCAAGGTTACTGTAACTAAGGACTCAACTACTATTGTTGAAGGTGCTGGCTCAAAGGATGCAATTAGCGAACGTGTTGACCAAATCAAGAAACAAATTGCTGACACTACTTCAGACTTTGACCGTGAAAAGTTACAAGAACGTCTTGCTAAGCTTGCTGGTGGTGTTGCTGTTATCAAGGTTGGTGCTGCTACTGAAACTGAATTGAAGGAAAGAAAGTACAGAATCGAAGATGCCTTGAACGCAACCCGTGCCGCTGTTGAAGAAGGATACGTTGCCGGTGGTGGTACTGCATTAGTTGATGTTATGAAGTCCATCCAAGGTAATGTTAAGGGTGATTCTCAAGATGCACAAACTGGTGTAAACATTGTGATGAAGGCTTTAGGTGCTCCTGTACGTCAAATCGCTGAAAACGCTGGTAAAGATGGTGCTGTTATCTTAGATCACTTAGAACACGAAGACCCAGAAATTGGTTACAATGCTGCAACTGACAAGTGGGAAAACATGGTTAAGGCTGGTATCATCGACCCAACTAAGGTAACTCGTTCAGCACTTCAAAATGCTGCTTCAATTGCTGCCTTGTTGTTAACTACTGAAGCTGTTGTTGCTGATGCTCCAGAAGATGACAAGAACCAAGCTCCTGCAGCTCCAAACCCAGGTATGGGAATGGGAATGTAATTTAATTCCTGACAAAAAATAAGAAAGAATTATTATAATAATCCTATTAATTTATTGATAGGCATAATGCAAAAGAATCGAGCAATCGCTGATGGTTGCTCGATTCTTTTTTTGTGGGCTTTGTAGGATTAAGGCTTATTTCTTTAGGTTGTAAGACGATAAATATAAAAAATTGAAATCGAATTCAATATTAGTATAGAATTTATAAAAATAAGTGTTATTATATAGCTGTTGATTGAAAATGTTATTTTATTAAGGAAATATTCATGCAGGTCTATTGGAGGTAAGTTGTATGAGTAGTAATATGTTTGGTGATAAACACAACCATTATAGTATTAGAAAACTTTCTGTTGGGGCAGCATCTGTTTTGATTGGTGCCACAATTTACTTGGGGGGGGGTAAACGCCCAAGCTGTACGCGCTGATAGTGTTAATGAGGATGCTACTGAACAAGTAGAGAAGAAGGATGAAGCTAACGTTAAGGCAGCAGAAGTAAAGACTACTGAACAAAAGCAAGAAAATAATAAGACAGCGGTTTCTGCTACTAATGAAAATGCTAAGCAAAATGTTGCTGAAAATACATCAGATAGTAAAAAGGTTGCATCAAATAGGGATGTTAATGTTATTAAAAACGATGTAACTACTGATGAAAAAGCAGCTGCTAAGTCTAGTGTTCAAACAGATAAAGATGTTAATGCGAATAAGTTGAACACTAATACTGTTTCAGTGAATAAGCTTCAGAGAAATGTTAATGTTGCTGGACTTGCTGAGAGCAAGGCTACTAGTGAGATAAATAGTACTCTTTCGGTTCGAGAATCAATGCAACAAAAGGCAGTGAGCTTAAAAGCTAATGAAATAGCCCGTACAGTTATAATGAATAAGCCTGCAGGTCCTGACCAAATTACCCAATCTGTAAAATTAGGAACTATGTTAGGGAGTAGCAATGGACAAATTATAGATGGAAAAACTACTAAAATTTATACTGCAACTGTCATAGCTGTTGGGTCAAGTACAGATATGAAAAAGTATAGAGTCACAGTTGATTCTGATACTGGTGAAATATTAGCAGGTCAGGATTTGTATGATACATTTATGAATCTCCAACCAAGTGATTTTAAAGTTAACCTAGACGCTATAGATCAAAGCCAAATTGACGTACCCGGTTATACTTGGAAAATTACCAGTGCAACTCCAGCAGGAGCTAATATTGGGAAGGAAGATTATACATTTGGTAATCCGCAAACGATTACGATAGATTATACTCGCGATGTCGAAGGTAATATAAAGAAAAAGGTTACAGAAATTACCGATAAGTTAGTAAATAATCAAATGACGACCGAACCAGCTAGAACAGTTATTCTGAAAAAGACAACAACTGGAGCTGCTAATGATGAAACAATTGTACAAAAAGCTGATATTAGAGGATTAGCTAGAACAAGTAGTAAAACAGTAGCTGGCATAACTGAAAAAAAGATAGAAGTAGCTATTGCGCCTTATGTTGAACCGGATAAACCTTCTAGTCAATATTACAAGCAGTATACTATCACGTTTAATCCCGATACCGGACAAATAATTTCTGGTCAAAATGACTATGATCAATTAATGGCATTAAAACGTAGTGATTTTAAAGCGGATTTACCAGCCATTGAAGATAGTCAAATTGACGTACCCGGTTATACTGCGATAATTACCAGTGCAACCCCAGCAGGAGCAGGATTAGAAGCTGAAACATATACATTTGGCCATCCACAAACGATTACGATAGATTATACAAAAGTAAAACACACTGTAACTTATCAATTTAAAGATCCGTTTGGCAATCAAGTGGGTACTTCGGTACCAGTAACTGGTGCAGTTGGTAGCAATCAATCGGTTAACTTAACTCTTCCAGATGGTTACCAACTTGCTTCAGGTAGCCTTCCAACTAGTGTTACTATCCCTGAAAGTGATAAAATTATTCCAATTCCTGTAAAACATCAACTTACAATTACTCTTTCAGGTGAAAGTGTATTTAATTATGCGGATGATAACTGGCAAAATTTAGTTGAGACTAATGAACTTCCTGCTAGTGGCTATTATGTTGAGTTTAATGATGCTAACGCTAGGGTACAACTGAATGATGGCGATGTAACGTATAATGAAAATAGAAATGCCGGAACTTACACAGTTAGTCTAACCGAGAAGGGTCTTAATGACATTAAGGATCAATCGCATGATAACTTCATTTATCCAGATCTTAAGGATGTCAAAAGTGAGGCCAAGTTTATTATAAATAAAGGAAATAAAACAATTTCTCTTATGGGAGGAGATACGAAGGTATTTGATAATACTTCGACTCTTCCAGATCAGGGTACTTTCTATTCTGGACTAGGTCTTGCGGATAACGATCAAGGTAGAATATCAGTTTACAATTCAGATGGTAATCCTAGAACAATTCAATTAACACCAGCTGATGTAGAATTTTGGTTTAATGGACATAAAATTGCTAAAGACCAAGCTAAGAATGTTGGAAATTACAATCTTCGTTTAACTGATGATTTTATTAATAAAGTTAAAGCTGCTGATGGTAATAATGGGAATAACTACGAGTGGGCTTATGGAACTAACACTCCTACTGGTAGTGATACTTACACTGCTGACTATGTAATTTATCAAGCAACCGGTAAGGCAAAGTTAAGTGGTAACAATTCTAAACTTTATGATGGCAATGCTGTAACTACTGATGATGTCAATAAGGGTAGAAAGATTACTATTGATTTAACTTTACCAGTCTATAAACAAGCTGATGAACCAGGTGATGAGCCTCAATTATTGGGAACTGTTGATTTAGGTAAGTATACGCTTCAAGATGGCGACTATACTTGGGCTAATGGAACTGCGCCAACTAAAGGTGGATCTTACACTATTAATTTGAACAAGGATAAGATTTTAGCCCACTTACAAGATCGTTTGGTTGCTTTAGCAGGAAAGGGAACAGATCCTGACGATTCTACTAAGTCTTTAAGTAACGTAACCATTTCTGCTGATGATATGGCTGGTCAAGCAACATTTGCCATCGAAACAACTACAACCTACCAATTTGTAGATGATGACGATAATGGTAGTAAAGTAGGTACTCCTGTAAGTAAAACAGGTCTTAAAGGTGAGAGTTCAAATATTAGTCTAACTGTTCCAACTAACTATGTTTTAGCTGCTGGTCAAACTTTACCAACTAGTGTAACTTTTGGTGATACTAACACTACAGTTGATATTCACTTGAAGCATGCAACTAAGACTGTAGATAAGAATAATGTTCCAGATGGTTACACTAAAGATGATTTTGCTGAGACTATTAATCGTACAATCACTGCTAAAGAGCCAACTGGTGATGTTGATTTAAGTCAAACAACTGAATTGACGAGAACTGGAACTTATGACGAAGTAACTAAGAAAGTTATTTCTTACGGCAACTGGACAACTGGTAACTTTGACGAAGTTACAGCTCCAGAAGTAGCAGGTTACACACCAAGTCAAGCAAACGTAGCTGCCGTAACAGGAGTAACACCTGACTATGTTGATCCTAAGGTTGTAATTACTTATGCACCAAATGATCAAACCGGTAAGATTTCTTACGTTGATGTGAATACTGGTACTGAGGTAGGTAATACTCCATTAACTGGTAAGACGGATGAAGAAGTAACAATTAATCCAGTTGCACCAACAGGCTGGAAGATTGTTGACGGTCAAAGCATCCCTCGGACTGAAAAGGCTACTCCAACTGGTATTCCTCCCGTAACTGTTAAAGTAGAACACAAGACTACAGTTGTTCCACCAACAGATCCAAAGACACCAAAAGATAAGTTGCCTGATAATCCAGACAAGCACTATCCAGATGGCGTTGGCGAAAAAGACTTGAACAAGATTATTGTTCGTCAAATCACAGTTGTAAAGCCTGACGGAACAAGAGAAAAACACGATCAATCAGTTAAATTAACTAGAAATGCAACAGTCGATGAAGTAACTGGTGAAGTAATTAAATACGGTGACTGGACAACTAGCAACTTTGGTGAATACGATGCTCCAACAGTTCCAGGCTACACCCCAAGCCAAGCTAAGGTTGAGGGTGTAAAAGTAACTGCTGATAGTGACTTTGCTCCAGTTACAATTACTTATACTGCTAACCCTCATACTTTAAACATTAATTATGTTGATAAAGATGGCAATAAGATTGGCAATTCTTACCAAGTTCCAGGTAGGACTGACGAAACAGTTGCTGTTGATGTTCCAGGACATGTTCCAGCAAACTGGGAACTTGTACCAAAACAGAAGTACACTACTTCAATTACATTTGGTTCAGATGATCCTCAAGATCAAAACTACGTAATTCAACATAAGACTACTACGACCGATGGTAGAGATCACAAGGACAATCAAGACCTATACCGTGAAGTTACGAGAACAATTTTAATGAAGGTTCCA of the Lactobacillus gasseri ATCC 33323 = JCM 1131 genome contains:
- a CDS encoding mucin-binding protein — protein: MPQFTWGGVNAQAVRADSVNEDATEQVEKKDEANVKAAEVKTTEQKQENNKTAVSATNENAKQNVAENTSDSKKVASNRDVNVIKNDVTTDEKAAAKSSVQTDKDVNANKLNTNTVSVNKLQRNVNVAGLAESKATSEINSTLSVRESMQQKAVSLKANEIARTVIMNKPAGPDQITQSVKLGTMLGSSNGQIIDGKTTKIYTATVIAVGSSTDMKKYRVTVDSDTGEILAGQDLYDTFMNLQPSDFKVNLDAIDQSQIDVPGYTWKITSATPAGANIGKEDYTFGNPQTITIDYTRDVEGNIKKKVTEITDKLVNNQMTTEPARTVILKKTTTGAANDETIVQKADIRGLARTSSKTVAGITEKKIEVAIAPYVEPDKPSSQYYKQYTITFNPDTGQIISGQNDYDQLMALKRSDFKADLPAIEDSQIDVPGYTAIITSATPAGAGLEAETYTFGHPQTITIDYTKVKHTVTYQFKDPFGNQVGTSVPVTGAVGSNQSVNLTLPDGYQLASGSLPTSVTIPESDKIIPIPVKHQLTITLSGESVFNYADDNWQNLVETNELPASGYYVEFNDANARVQLNDGDVTYNENRNAGTYTVSLTEKGLNDIKDQSHDNFIYPDLKDVKSEAKFIINKGNKTISLMGGDTKVFDNTSTLPDQGTFYSGLGLADNDQGRISVYNSDGNPRTIQLTPADVEFWFNGHKIAKDQAKNVGNYNLRLTDDFINKVKAADGNNGNNYEWAYGTNTPTGSDTYTADYVIYQATGKAKLSGNNSKLYDGNAVTTDDVNKGRKITIDLTLPVYKQADEPGDEPQLLGTVDLGKYTLQDGDYTWANGTAPTKGGSYTINLNKDKILAHLQDRLVALAGKGTDPDDSTKSLSNVTISADDMAGQATFAIETTTTYQFVDDDDNGSKVGTPVSKTGLKGESSNISLTVPTNYVLAAGQTLPTSVTFGDTNTTVDIHLKHATKTVDKNNVPDGYTKDDFAETINRTITAKEPTGDVDLSQTTELTRTGTYDEVTKKVISYGNWTTGNFDEVTAPEVAGYTPSQANVAAVTGVTPDYVDPKVVITYAPNDQTGKISYVDVNTGTEVGNTPLTGKTDEEVTINPVAPTGWKIVDGQSIPRTEKATPTGIPPVTVKVEHKTTVVPPTDPKTPKDKLPDNPDKHYPDGVGEKDLNKIIVRQITVVKPDGTREKHDQSVKLTRNATVDEVTGEVIKYGDWTTSNFGEYDAPTVPGYTPSQAKVEGVKVTADSDFAPVTITYTANPHTLNINYVDKDGNKIGNSYQVPGRTDETVAVDVPGHVPANWELVPKQKYTTSITFGSDDPQDQNYVIQHKTTTTDGRDHKDNQDLYREVTRTILMKVPNATSQGRETETLSFYRIKTHDEVTGKDTYSDWASNVTGDKIAFDEFDVSKTNDGKEIAAGYTPTSNDVVLEDKNGDKFVPSQSALKNGVPADSFTVEVAYTPNAQRTTVTYVDENGKEITNPDGSVIPGSHYDLTGVTDQSNVPTNIQNNVPTNWHITDPEVPATITFGADGHTPIKVHVAHNTKPVDKNDVPDGYKESDFSKTINRTITANEPSKSVDLSQKTELTRTGTYDVVTKKVISYGNWTTGKFDEVKAPEVAGYTPNPASVNAESVTADYVDPKLVINYTPNDQTGKISYVDVNTGTEVGITPLTGKTDSDVTITPSAPAGWKIVDGQNIPTTEKATPTGIATVTVKVEHKTTTVPPTDPKTPKDKLPDNPDKHYPDGVSEKDLNKTVVRQITVVKPDGTKESHDQSIKLTRTATVDEVTGEVTKYSDWTTGNFGEYDAPVIPGYTPSQAKVEGVKVTADSDFTPVEITYTPNAQKTTVTYVDENDKEITNPDGSVIPGSHYDVTGVTNKKVDTNIQKNVPTNWHITDPEVPATITFGADGHTPITVHVAHNTKPVDKNDLPDNYKESDFSKTINRTITAKEPNKDVDLSQEIELTRTGTYDEVTKKVISYSDWTTGKFDEVKAPEVAGYTPSQAKVDGVDKVTVDYVDPNVVITYIEDPVGQDITVKKGDTPDPEDGVKNHGDLDKITDPKHPGTKTTYTWKKTPDTSVAGDVPATVVVHYPDGSDKPVDITVHVVDDTPVVPTKNPDPVGQDITVKKGDTPDPEDGVKNHGDLDKITDPKHPGTKTTYTWKKTPDTSVAGDVPATVVVHYPDGSDKSVDITVHVVDDTPVVPTKNPDPVGQDITVKKGDTPDPEDGVNNHGDLDKITDPKHPGTKTTYTWKKTPDTSVAGDVPATVVVHYPDGSDKSVDITVHVVDDTPVVPTKNPDPTGQDIHTPQGKVPTPESAITNKDKMPDGTKYTWKEIPDVNTLGKHPNVVVVTYPDGTAVEVKVNVFVDGTPEVKKETKAPVVKKQVVEPTKVETRQKLVNNYVAPRAVEVQRAQAKGKRQLPQTGAKENIASEVLGMLSVGLGALTAGFASKRRKKNR